Part of the Catalinimonas alkaloidigena genome is shown below.
CACTAAATCCAGCGATTGAAATTGGTCACTATACCTCGTTTCAAACAGTCTATACTTTTTCCTTCACTTTTTCTTTAATCTCCTTTACATTGCCTAGCTCCGACTTGTCTTCTTCATTTATGGGATAACCTAGTAAAAAGCCATAAGGCTTTAATGGATCTATCACATCAAAAATTACTTTTAGAGCTGCAACAACTGGAATGGCCATGATCATCCCGATGGCACCCCAAACCATACCCCCAACATATAAAGCGATGATGACGGCAAAGGGATTGAGCGAAACCCGGTTTCCCACAATATTGGGGGTAATGAAGTTTCCTTCAAGGAACTGTACCCCCCAAAACATTAGCGCAACACCTAAAGGATACATCAAAGAATCTTTGGTGAGAAAGGCAAATATAATAGGTAGAATGGAGCCTATAAATACTCCGATATAAGGAATGATCGTCAGCATGGAGGCAAGTAGACCAAAGAACATGGCATGCTCTATCCCTATGATCATCAAACCGGTGGTATTCAAGACTGCCAGGATGATAATTACTGTAAATACTCCCAGCACATAGGAACGCACAACTGAAGAAACTTTATAAATTGTACTGCTCAGTTTATCATGATACCTGGACGGAAAAGCTTTGTATAAAAATTCCACAAAAAAACTTCTGTAGTACAATAGAAAAAACAAAGCGATAAAGATGAGGACAAAAGAGGTAAAAAAGTCGGCTGTAGCCGAAAGTGTTGAGGTAAGTATTGAAGTACTGCTTTTTACAAAATCATTGATAGAGTTTTTCATATAAGCAGTCTGCTCACTCTCTTCAAGCCCGAAATTCATCTCCAGCCAGTCATGTCCTTTGTCAACAAATCCCTGAAACTTCTGTCCTATTTCTGATAAATCATCAGTAATAGCTCGTACCTGAAAGGAAATGAAGTAAAAAGTAAAAAATAAAAAGACAAAAATAGTGATAATTGAAATGATGGAGCTCAGTCCTCGGGGTAAGCGCCAGCTTTCTAACTTTCCGCAGAGTGGCTTGAGGATAAAAGCAAAAATTAAAGCTACCAGCAGTGGTATAAAGAGAGCTCTTCCGATGATGAGAACAAAAAAGATCATGATCAAACTGAACATGACAACAAAAAACTTCACATAAGCGGGTAGTTTGAGCATAAATTTTAAAATGTATAGGTGTATTAATACAAATAACTAAAATGGTTTATCGTTAGTTAAAAAATATCTACAATATATCATCCATATCACGTTATTTAAATTACAAATTTACACGTTGATGCTATGAAAATGAATCCAAATGTATGCTTCAGTGTTGTGTGAAAAATTGATATTTAATTTTCAAGTGTAAATATAATTATTGTATGAATAAATATTGGCTAGCAATACTTGCTTTCCCACTTCTCATTTTCACCGCATGTCAGGAGGAAGATGTAATAAAGGAGCAGGAGGAGGTGAATCCCGACCCGGTATTAGTTAAAGAAATAGATACTGTTAAACTCGCGGTATATGATATCATGCATGAATGGTACTTATGGAATGTGTTAATACCTGAAGTAAATATTGAAGACTACGCTTCGGCTGATGAGCTGATGAAAGCTATGATGAATAAGACACTGGATAAGTGGTCTTATATAGAGGATGAAGAAGAATATAACGCGCTTTTTGAAAAAGGTGAATACCAGGGTTATGGCTTGAGGATGGCTTTTGATGAAGATGGAAACCTAAGAGTTGCATTTGTTTATAACGATTCACCATTTGGACGAGCCGGGGTACAACGCTCCTGGATTATCAATAAGATTGATGGTAAAAATGTGAAGGATCTTAGTGCAGCGGGTACATTAGCCCAGGCATTGGAAGGCACTTCACACGACTTTGAGTTGATTCGTTCTGACGGAAGCAAAGTAAATGAATTACTGACCAAGACGACCATCGGCATAAATACAGTGCTTAATGATGATATTTTTCAACTGGGACAAACCAAGGTAGGTTACCTTGCATTCAACAGTTTTCTGGCTACCTCAGAAGATGAACTGAGGGTTTCTTTTCAGAAATTCAAAGATGAAAATATTCAGGAGATGATCATTGACCTGAGATATAATGGAGGTGGCAGAGTAAACATTGCGGAATGGATGGCCAGCAACATCATTGGAGACTTATCAAGTGGCAAAAATTTCATTCAATACAGGTTTAATCAAAACAAAGCTGCCGAGAACGACGCACAGGTACCTTTTAATACGCCAGAAATTCCCCTGAACCTGGACAGAGTGATTTTCATCACTTCAAATGGATCGGCTTCTGCCAGTGAACTCCTTATCAATGGCTTACGTCCTTTTATTGACGTTCAACTTATTGGGGATGATACCTACGGCAAACCAGTA
Proteins encoded:
- a CDS encoding AI-2E family transporter, giving the protein MLKLPAYVKFFVVMFSLIMIFFVLIIGRALFIPLLVALIFAFILKPLCGKLESWRLPRGLSSIISIITIFVFLFFTFYFISFQVRAITDDLSEIGQKFQGFVDKGHDWLEMNFGLEESEQTAYMKNSINDFVKSSTSILTSTLSATADFFTSFVLIFIALFFLLYYRSFFVEFLYKAFPSRYHDKLSSTIYKVSSVVRSYVLGVFTVIIILAVLNTTGLMIIGIEHAMFFGLLASMLTIIPYIGVFIGSILPIIFAFLTKDSLMYPLGVALMFWGVQFLEGNFITPNIVGNRVSLNPFAVIIALYVGGMVWGAIGMIMAIPVVAALKVIFDVIDPLKPYGFLLGYPINEEDKSELGNVKEIKEKVKEKV
- a CDS encoding S41 family peptidase; translation: MNKYWLAILAFPLLIFTACQEEDVIKEQEEVNPDPVLVKEIDTVKLAVYDIMHEWYLWNVLIPEVNIEDYASADELMKAMMNKTLDKWSYIEDEEEYNALFEKGEYQGYGLRMAFDEDGNLRVAFVYNDSPFGRAGVQRSWIINKIDGKNVKDLSAAGTLAQALEGTSHDFELIRSDGSKVNELLTKTTIGINTVLNDDIFQLGQTKVGYLAFNSFLATSEDELRVSFQKFKDENIQEMIIDLRYNGGGRVNIAEWMASNIIGDLSSGKNFIQYRFNQNKAAENDAQVPFNTPEIPLNLDRVIFITSNGSASASELLINGLRPFIDVQLIGDDTYGKPVGSFPFKVNGYAINPISFKVLNDQGVGEYFEGLQADAYIKDDLTHDLGDPNEARLKEALYFIENGTFSGLSARQSLPVKEQQIEMKGFRMEIGAF